The proteins below are encoded in one region of Peptoniphilus sp. GNH:
- a CDS encoding MobC family plasmid mobilization relaxosome protein yields MDNRKRNNQLKIYLTDEEKEIFEKKMKLANCKTMSHFLRKCVLEKEIYVVDLEPFRNLQWLLSNATNNINQIAKATNTTGVIYKNEIESMNKQIEKLSKEIWQIHSLLLNKSEESSGD; encoded by the coding sequence ATGGATAATAGAAAAAGAAATAATCAACTAAAAATATATTTAACAGATGAAGAAAAAGAAATCTTTGAAAAGAAAATGAAACTTGCAAACTGCAAAACTATGTCCCACTTTCTTAGGAAATGTGTGTTAGAAAAAGAGATTTATGTTGTAGATTTAGAACCATTTAGAAACCTACAATGGCTACTTTCGAATGCAACAAATAATATAAACCAGATTGCAAAAGCTACTAATACAACTGGTGTTATTTACAAAAATGAAATTGAATCAATGAATAAACAGATAGAAAAATTATCAAAAGAAATATGGCAGATCCATTCCCTACTTCTTAATAAATCAGAAGAAAGTTCTGGTGATTAG
- a CDS encoding relaxase/mobilization nuclease domain-containing protein: protein MAITKIHPIKSTLNLAIDYITKSEKTDEKILVSSFKCHPSTAHIQFMKTREDNDTKGTVLARHLIQSFLPGEVDPIKANEIGMELCKKILKEDYEFVLATHIDRGHIHNHIIFNNVNYKTGKCYQSNKKTYHKIRYQSDELCKENKLSVIDKYYEAYKRKYKTSGKSWYEYDQNKKGNSWKSKLQFDIDRMINKSNSWKEFLENMKSLDYEIKFGKHIAFRHKDKQRFTRAKTIGEDYTEEKIKERIDLAIINKANPIKKRVGNVIDISTNEKAQSSKGYEVWARKHNIKTMADSIIKLREQGINSITQLDDLIKKSADDRQDLLDKIKKFETEMKSLSKDMENIYTINKYREIYKYHKKNPEDKQFEEEYYSELSVYKIAAKEILENYNKLPNTKEILSKLDTLQEKKNTLMQEYSLNKEQFSDLVQYRKNYENYYGKEVER, encoded by the coding sequence ATGGCAATTACGAAAATACATCCTATAAAATCAACTCTAAATTTGGCAATAGACTATATAACTAAGAGTGAAAAAACTGATGAAAAAATCTTGGTATCTTCATTCAAATGTCATCCATCTACTGCCCATATTCAATTTATGAAAACACGAGAAGACAATGATACTAAAGGTACAGTTTTGGCTAGACATTTAATTCAATCTTTTCTACCAGGAGAGGTTGATCCTATAAAAGCTAATGAAATTGGAATGGAATTATGTAAGAAAATTTTAAAAGAAGATTATGAATTTGTTCTTGCAACTCATATAGATAGAGGGCATATCCATAACCATATTATTTTTAATAATGTTAATTATAAGACTGGTAAATGCTACCAATCTAACAAAAAAACTTACCATAAAATCAGGTATCAAAGTGATGAATTGTGTAAAGAAAATAAGCTTTCAGTCATTGATAAATATTATGAAGCTTACAAGAGAAAATATAAAACTTCTGGTAAATCCTGGTATGAATATGACCAAAACAAGAAAGGAAATTCTTGGAAGTCTAAACTGCAATTTGATATAGATAGAATGATTAATAAGTCTAACTCGTGGAAAGAGTTTTTAGAAAATATGAAATCTCTTGATTATGAAATTAAGTTTGGTAAACATATTGCTTTTCGTCATAAAGATAAGCAAAGATTTACAAGAGCAAAGACTATCGGAGAAGATTATACTGAAGAAAAGATCAAAGAAAGAATAGATTTAGCTATAATAAATAAAGCTAATCCTATTAAAAAACGAGTAGGAAATGTTATTGATATATCTACTAATGAAAAAGCACAATCCTCTAAAGGTTACGAAGTCTGGGCAAGAAAACACAATATCAAAACAATGGCAGATTCAATAATTAAATTAAGAGAACAAGGCATTAATTCCATTACCCAGCTCGATGATCTGATCAAAAAATCTGCTGATGATAGACAAGACTTATTAGATAAAATAAAAAAATTTGAAACTGAGATGAAGAGTTTATCCAAAGATATGGAAAATATTTATACTATAAATAAGTATCGTGAAATATATAAATACCACAAGAAAAATCCTGAAGATAAGCAATTTGAAGAGGAGTATTATAGCGAACTTTCCGTCTATAAAATAGCCGCTAAAGAAATCTTAGAAAATTATAATAAGCTACCAAATACAAAAGAAATACTATCCAAGCTCGATACACTGCAAGAAAAAAAGAACACCCTTATGCAAGAGTATTCTTTGAATAAAGAGCAATTTTCTGACCTTGTTCAGTATAGGAAAAACTATGAAAACTATTATGGGAAGGAAGTGGAGAGGTAA
- the cadA gene encoding cadmium-translocating P-type ATPase, which produces MKKRLWRIIIGAAVLATAVLLNLNNEWLQIALFIISYIIVGGDVVKRAVKNIFKGQVFDENFLMSIATIGAFFIGEYPEGVAVMLFYQVGELFQSYAVGKSRKSIASLMDIRPDYANVKKGDELVKVDPDEVQIGDIIVIKAGEKIPLDGKVIEGSSMIDTSALTGESVPREVEVGSDILSGSININGVITAEVTKEFGESTVSKILDLVENASSKKSNSEQFITKFARYYTPVVVIIAVFLAIIPPLVIDGATFSDWIYRALAFLVVSCPCALVISIPLSFFGGIGGASKKGVLVKGSNYLEALAETEIVVFDKTGTLTKGVFNVQEIHPEGVSKEELLELTAHAESYSNHPISLSLKRAYSKEIDNGRISDVEEISGHGVIATVDGKKVMAGNIKLMKMMDIPYFKGELIGTVVHVAVNNKYIGYIVIADEVKEDSAQAIKELKAANIKQTVMLTGDNKSIGSKVAKELGLDKVYAELLPADKVEKLEELFSQKSKKGKLAFVGDGINDAPVLTRADIGIAMGGLGSDAAIEAADVVIMTDEPSKIATAMKISKKTLKIAHQNIVFAIVIKIIVLILSAFGIATMWAAIFADVGVTIIAVLNAFRALNVKNL; this is translated from the coding sequence ATGAAAAAACGACTATGGCGAATAATTATTGGTGCAGCCGTGTTAGCTACAGCAGTATTGCTTAATTTAAATAACGAATGGTTACAGATTGCTCTCTTTATAATAAGTTACATTATTGTAGGTGGAGATGTTGTAAAAAGAGCTGTAAAAAATATTTTTAAAGGTCAAGTTTTCGATGAAAACTTTTTAATGAGTATTGCAACAATTGGTGCATTTTTTATTGGTGAGTATCCTGAAGGTGTTGCAGTTATGCTGTTTTATCAAGTTGGAGAACTGTTTCAAAGCTATGCAGTTGGCAAGTCGAGAAAGTCAATTGCAAGCCTTATGGATATTCGACCAGATTATGCAAATGTTAAAAAAGGTGATGAACTTGTCAAAGTTGACCCAGATGAAGTACAAATTGGAGATATTATTGTAATTAAAGCAGGAGAAAAAATTCCTCTTGATGGCAAGGTAATTGAGGGAAGTTCAATGATTGATACATCGGCACTAACAGGAGAATCTGTTCCTCGTGAAGTAGAAGTTGGAAGTGATATCCTAAGTGGGTCCATCAACATTAATGGGGTTATTACAGCAGAGGTTACCAAGGAATTTGGAGAATCTACTGTAAGTAAAATTCTTGATTTAGTTGAAAATGCAAGTAGTAAAAAATCCAATTCAGAACAATTTATTACGAAGTTTGCGAGATATTATACACCGGTTGTGGTTATAATTGCAGTTTTTCTAGCTATTATACCGCCTCTTGTTATAGACGGGGCGACTTTTAGTGATTGGATATATAGAGCACTAGCATTCCTTGTGGTATCCTGTCCGTGTGCTTTAGTTATTTCAATTCCTTTGAGTTTCTTCGGTGGAATAGGTGGAGCCTCAAAAAAAGGTGTTTTAGTCAAGGGTAGTAATTATTTAGAGGCATTAGCAGAAACTGAAATTGTTGTTTTTGATAAAACTGGAACACTAACGAAAGGTGTATTTAATGTACAGGAAATTCATCCAGAAGGAGTTTCCAAAGAAGAGCTACTAGAATTAACTGCACATGCGGAAAGCTATTCCAATCATCCGATTTCACTTTCACTGAAACGTGCATATAGCAAAGAAATAGACAATGGACGTATTTCAGATGTAGAAGAGATATCAGGTCATGGTGTTATTGCAACAGTAGATGGCAAAAAGGTTATGGCAGGAAATATCAAACTTATGAAAATGATGGATATCCCTTATTTCAAGGGAGAGCTGATCGGTACTGTTGTACATGTTGCTGTTAATAATAAATATATAGGTTACATTGTAATTGCCGATGAGGTAAAGGAAGATTCAGCACAAGCAATCAAGGAACTTAAGGCAGCTAATATTAAACAAACAGTTATGTTGACAGGTGATAATAAAAGTATTGGTTCAAAAGTTGCTAAAGAGCTTGGTCTTGATAAGGTTTATGCAGAACTGTTGCCAGCAGACAAAGTTGAAAAACTAGAAGAATTATTTTCGCAAAAATCTAAAAAAGGTAAACTTGCTTTTGTTGGTGACGGAATCAATGATGCACCTGTATTAACTCGTGCAGACATTGGAATAGCAATGGGTGGTTTAGGTTCTGATGCGGCCATTGAAGCTGCTGATGTTGTAATTATGACTGATGAGCCATCGAAAATTGCTACTGCAATGAAGATTTCTAAAAAAACACTAAAAATTGCACATCAAAACATAGTATTTGCAATTGTAATAAAAATAATTGTTCTTATTTTGAGTGCTTTTGGAATAGCTACTATGTGGGCAGCTATATTTGCAGATGTAGGTGTAACTATCATTGCAGTATTAAATGCTTTTAGAGCTTTGAATGTAAAGAATCTATAA
- a CDS encoding CadD family cadmium resistance transporter, with product METIVSALLVFVSTSIDYLVVLTILFASQGKKGLKSIYAGQYLGTGLLVLVSLIAAYFLNFIPQDWIIGLLGLIPLGLGIRAIFVDEDIDEEDIEGKITGDGSKILAFTSLTVAMGGDNLGIYIPYFTGKSLIEISISLVIFALGILILCKLSQNLASISAIGEIVEKYKKIIVPVVFIGLGFYILIENGTINYFISLITS from the coding sequence ATGGAAACAATAGTATCCGCTTTATTAGTTTTTGTCTCTACATCAATTGACTACTTAGTTGTTTTGACTATTTTATTCGCCAGTCAAGGAAAGAAAGGTTTGAAATCAATTTATGCAGGACAGTATTTAGGTACAGGACTGCTTGTACTGGTTAGTCTTATTGCCGCTTACTTTTTAAATTTTATTCCACAAGATTGGATTATCGGACTCCTTGGTCTAATTCCACTAGGTCTTGGTATAAGAGCAATTTTTGTGGATGAAGATATTGATGAAGAAGACATCGAGGGAAAAATTACCGGAGATGGATCAAAAATCTTAGCATTTACAAGTTTAACAGTGGCAATGGGTGGAGATAATTTAGGAATTTATATTCCCTATTTTACAGGAAAGAGTTTGATTGAGATTAGTATAAGTTTAGTAATATTTGCGTTAGGAATTTTGATTCTATGCAAATTATCTCAAAATCTCGCCTCAATTTCTGCTATCGGAGAGATTGTAGAAAAGTATAAAAAAATAATTGTTCCAGTCGTGTTTATTGGGCTAGGATTTTATATATTGATTGAAAATGGAACGATTAATTATTTCATATCCCTAATCACAAGTTAA
- a CDS encoding MptD family putative ECF transporter S component produces MNETKLKTKDLVNIGIFSVIYMALSMAVMIIPILSPILWLLWPAMTGIICNFIYMLLVSKVPKPGTALLLIAITGIIYFAIGECTFTIVITCVIAGVLAEITRKILGYKSQKSVIVSSGLICIGLIGSPLPMWLFQESYMKSIIKMGMSPEYVNKLQTLISIPTLIGMIITAFIGGVIGAYIGKAMFKKRFEKAGIM; encoded by the coding sequence ATGAATGAAACAAAATTAAAAACAAAAGATTTAGTTAACATCGGCATTTTTTCAGTGATTTATATGGCACTATCCATGGCGGTAATGATTATTCCAATACTTTCACCGATACTTTGGTTATTATGGCCGGCAATGACAGGCATAATATGTAATTTTATTTACATGTTGTTGGTCTCTAAGGTGCCAAAACCAGGAACGGCTTTACTTTTGATAGCAATTACAGGGATTATATATTTTGCTATAGGAGAATGCACTTTTACAATTGTCATAACTTGCGTTATTGCAGGAGTTTTGGCAGAAATTACTAGAAAAATTTTGGGATATAAAAGTCAAAAAAGCGTAATAGTATCTTCAGGATTAATTTGCATTGGGTTGATTGGCTCACCATTGCCTATGTGGTTGTTCCAAGAATCTTATATGAAATCTATTATTAAAATGGGAATGAGTCCAGAATATGTAAATAAATTACAAACTTTAATTTCAATTCCAACACTTATCGGTATGATCATTACTGCATTTATTGGAGGAGTCATTGGTGCATATATAGGTAAAGCAATGTTCAAAAAACGTTTTGAGAAAGCTGGAATTATGTAA
- a CDS encoding (2Fe-2S)-binding protein, which produces MKVIDECCCECITQNLNGTKASCPVCNNEGVTVNRITVEHLVTDDYRNAVDGDQYKICMNEDCDVIYYNLDKEIKFLKDQVRVPIWFKKDADPKYACYCSKVTEDQVIEAVVKHGAKTVKEVNAITGAMKNSLCKENNPLGVCCHKIIQEAIDKGLTMK; this is translated from the coding sequence TTGAAAGTTATTGATGAATGTTGCTGTGAATGTATAACACAAAATTTAAATGGAACAAAGGCGAGTTGCCCTGTCTGTAATAATGAAGGAGTAACAGTTAATAGGATAACCGTTGAACACTTGGTGACAGATGATTATCGTAATGCCGTTGATGGAGATCAATATAAGATATGCATGAATGAGGACTGCGACGTTATTTACTATAACTTAGATAAAGAAATAAAATTCTTAAAAGACCAAGTTAGGGTTCCTATTTGGTTTAAGAAAGATGCAGATCCTAAGTATGCTTGTTATTGCAGCAAAGTCACAGAAGACCAGGTAATTGAAGCAGTTGTAAAGCATGGTGCGAAAACCGTTAAAGAAGTAAATGCCATAACTGGAGCAATGAAAAATTCGCTTTGTAAGGAAAACAATCCTTTGGGGGTATGTTGTCATAAGATTATTCAGGAAGCCATTGATAAGGGATTAACCATGAAATGA